A single genomic interval of Bradyrhizobium sp. sBnM-33 harbors:
- a CDS encoding IclR family transcriptional regulator, which produces MAVVLFYRTGAEMSKTGVDAVRRALAILKSLNAERSAITLTQIAEMTDLYKSTVLRLASSLEADGFLVRGADRLFRPGPELWRLGALYQRGLDLGEVIRPSLRRLVEATGETASFYVADGDERICLYRVNSPRSVRHHLEEGQRLPIDRGAAGRILTAYREPTNVEGKKIRDKGFYVSIGERDPEVAAAAVPLMDVHGKLRGALSLSAIRTRFDADARKSAIDALKSEAKALAGLLPASEC; this is translated from the coding sequence ATGGCAGTGGTTCTATTCTACAGAACTGGAGCAGAGATGAGCAAGACAGGAGTTGACGCGGTCAGGAGAGCGCTCGCGATCCTGAAAAGTCTCAACGCGGAGCGGTCTGCGATCACGCTGACGCAGATTGCGGAGATGACGGACCTCTACAAGAGCACAGTACTCCGATTGGCCTCTTCGTTGGAGGCTGACGGCTTTCTCGTCCGCGGCGCGGACCGGTTGTTTCGACCGGGACCGGAGTTGTGGCGTCTCGGGGCGCTCTATCAGCGCGGTCTGGATCTTGGCGAAGTCATCCGGCCATCGCTTCGTCGCCTGGTTGAGGCAACGGGGGAAACTGCATCCTTTTATGTTGCAGATGGCGACGAACGCATCTGTCTTTACCGCGTCAATTCTCCACGTTCAGTTCGACATCATCTCGAAGAAGGCCAGCGATTGCCGATTGATCGCGGCGCCGCCGGGCGAATTCTTACTGCATACCGCGAGCCAACGAACGTAGAAGGGAAGAAGATCCGCGATAAAGGCTTTTATGTTTCGATCGGAGAGCGGGATCCGGAGGTCGCCGCGGCGGCCGTGCCGTTGATGGACGTACACGGCAAACTGAGGGGCGCCCTTTCGCTATCAGCGATCAGGACGCGCTTCGATGCCGACGCCCGCAAGTCGGCAATCGATGCTCTCAAATCGGAAGCCAAAGCCTTAGCGGGGTTGCTGCCTGCGAGCGAATGCTGA
- a CDS encoding ABC transporter permease, which translates to MPRRNKVVVTQVAIVLALVLIWELGVRLGLIDAFFFPAPSTPVGRIRNGTSTADFWGDVGITLVETILSFVVGIAIGTALGIWLGLSPFAADVVQRFIMFNAIPRILLGPIFVIWFGLRLTSNVALGVTLVLFVAFFNTFQGVREVNPVVLASARLLRDSKSSLLRHVYLPSATTWTLSSLRVSVGMAVVGAVVTEYLGSSAGLGHLIAQEGVLDAMGVFAGIIVLSAFVVALDALVDRAEKRLLVCRPAPAHAA; encoded by the coding sequence ATGCCGCGCAGAAATAAGGTCGTTGTCACGCAAGTCGCGATCGTTCTCGCTCTTGTCCTGATCTGGGAGCTGGGGGTGCGATTAGGCCTCATCGACGCCTTCTTCTTTCCGGCGCCGTCGACCCCGGTCGGCAGGATAAGGAACGGGACGTCGACCGCGGATTTCTGGGGCGATGTTGGCATAACGCTGGTCGAGACGATCCTATCATTCGTAGTCGGGATTGCGATCGGCACTGCGCTTGGGATCTGGCTGGGATTAAGCCCGTTTGCCGCTGATGTCGTTCAGCGCTTCATCATGTTCAACGCGATCCCGCGTATCCTGCTGGGGCCGATCTTCGTCATCTGGTTCGGTCTGCGGCTGACCTCGAACGTTGCGCTCGGCGTGACCCTCGTGCTGTTCGTTGCGTTCTTCAACACTTTCCAAGGCGTGCGCGAGGTCAATCCGGTCGTCCTGGCGAGCGCGCGACTGCTGCGCGATTCGAAATCCTCGCTGTTGCGCCACGTCTATCTACCCTCTGCCACCACCTGGACCCTGTCGAGCCTGCGGGTGTCCGTCGGCATGGCGGTCGTGGGCGCCGTGGTTACGGAGTATCTCGGCTCATCCGCCGGGTTGGGGCACCTGATCGCGCAGGAAGGGGTGCTCGATGCGATGGGCGTGTTCGCCGGAATCATCGTGCTGTCCGCATTCGTGGTTGCGCTCGACGCGCTCGTCGATCGTGCCGAAAAGAGGTTGTTGGTTTGTCGGCCAGCGCCGGCTCATGCAGCTTGA
- a CDS encoding CoA transferase: MLAGPFCGYHLARLGAEVIKIENPNGGDLARRLGADPQRAERLQGLSFVAVNAGKQSVALDLKSEAGREVFFRLVSEADVLLENFRPKVMERLGLGFDALCKRNPRLIYCAISGFGQNGPWSARPAYDQIVQGLSGAMSVTGDAATAPLRTGFPISDTIAGLTAAFAISAALVEQQQIGRGRFIDVSLLEATIAAMGWVVSNHLNGGVEPQPMGNENFTAAPSGTFRTATGPLNIAANEQKQYRTLCDLVGRPDLKTDPRFAKREARKMNRWALSDELNAALSCRPADEWEALLNAAGVPAGCVLTVPQVLREPQLLERGFVETLPLDRAGEPPLRITRPGFRLDEAFPVPALPPLLGADTERWLARLGHTYPEIEHLIASGAAGAPRQGGAHFSRVRPATDGAA; this comes from the coding sequence GTGTTGGCAGGCCCGTTCTGCGGCTACCATCTCGCGCGCTTGGGCGCGGAGGTTATCAAGATCGAAAACCCCAATGGAGGCGATCTCGCGCGGCGCCTTGGCGCCGATCCGCAAAGGGCAGAGCGCCTTCAGGGCCTCTCCTTCGTCGCCGTGAACGCCGGTAAGCAGTCGGTGGCGCTCGATCTGAAGTCTGAAGCGGGAAGGGAAGTGTTTTTCAGGCTGGTGTCCGAGGCCGACGTCCTTCTCGAAAACTTCCGGCCCAAGGTCATGGAGCGGCTTGGTCTCGGTTTTGACGCGTTGTGCAAGCGCAACCCGCGCCTCATCTATTGCGCGATCTCAGGCTTTGGGCAAAACGGTCCTTGGTCCGCCCGCCCGGCCTACGACCAGATCGTCCAGGGCCTTTCCGGCGCGATGAGTGTTACCGGTGATGCAGCCACGGCTCCGCTGCGGACCGGCTTCCCGATCTCCGACACCATTGCCGGGCTAACAGCCGCCTTTGCCATCTCCGCGGCGCTCGTCGAGCAGCAGCAAATTGGCAGGGGTCGGTTCATCGACGTGTCGCTGCTCGAGGCGACAATCGCGGCCATGGGATGGGTGGTTTCCAATCATCTGAACGGCGGAGTCGAGCCGCAGCCGATGGGGAACGAGAATTTCACGGCTGCACCCTCCGGCACGTTCCGCACCGCGACCGGCCCGCTGAATATAGCCGCCAACGAGCAGAAGCAGTACCGGACCCTTTGCGATCTGGTCGGCCGGCCGGATCTGAAGACAGATCCGCGCTTCGCAAAGCGCGAAGCGCGTAAAATGAACCGCTGGGCGCTTAGCGATGAGTTGAATGCGGCGTTGAGCTGCAGGCCTGCGGACGAGTGGGAGGCGCTGTTGAATGCCGCCGGCGTCCCTGCCGGCTGTGTGCTGACCGTTCCGCAAGTTTTGCGCGAGCCGCAGTTGCTGGAGCGCGGCTTTGTCGAGACGCTGCCGCTCGACAGGGCTGGCGAACCACCATTACGCATTACGCGCCCCGGCTTTCGGCTGGATGAGGCGTTTCCTGTCCCCGCGCTCCCCCCCTTGCTCGGTGCGGACACAGAGCGATGGCTGGCTCGGCTCGGTCATACCTATCCGGAAATTGAGCACCTTATCGCAAGCGGTGCCGCCGGAGCGCCACGTCAAGGAGGAGCACATTTTTCGCGGGTCCGCCCGGCGACGGATGGAGCAGCGTAA
- a CDS encoding citryl-CoA lyase, with product MSETELREQAAHWWRTSICDIAPGRIAYRGYTIEELIGHISFTAIIWLMLRGELPTPAQERLLQAALVASVDHGPHAPSIAIAQMAVSCGVPLNGAMASAINTLDDLHGGAGEQAIELYDEVLRRSETKDIDEAAAEAIDHFTATRSKYLPGFGHRFHPVDPRVDPLLALVDAAVSGDVVSGCYASAARAIERVMRERKGKLIPMNIDGATAVVYGELGFAAPLARGIFCLSRAVGILAHAWEQTGRKDRNKGPMPKQFAYKYQGQPKRSLKEAP from the coding sequence ATGAGCGAAACGGAGCTGCGAGAGCAGGCCGCCCATTGGTGGCGGACCTCCATCTGCGACATTGCGCCCGGGCGGATCGCCTACCGCGGATACACGATCGAGGAATTAATTGGTCATATTTCCTTCACCGCGATAATCTGGCTGATGCTGCGCGGCGAGCTACCCACACCGGCGCAGGAGCGGCTGTTGCAGGCTGCGCTGGTTGCATCAGTAGATCATGGCCCGCATGCACCTTCCATCGCCATCGCGCAGATGGCTGTCAGTTGTGGGGTGCCGCTCAACGGCGCGATGGCTTCCGCGATCAACACGCTCGACGACCTGCATGGCGGAGCGGGGGAGCAGGCGATTGAGCTCTATGACGAGGTCCTGCGCCGCAGCGAGACCAAGGATATCGATGAGGCTGCCGCTGAGGCGATCGACCATTTCACCGCCACGCGCAGCAAATATCTGCCCGGCTTCGGTCACCGGTTTCATCCCGTCGACCCGCGCGTTGACCCGCTGCTCGCACTAGTCGATGCAGCGGTCAGTGGCGATGTCGTCAGCGGTTGCTATGCCAGCGCTGCGCGCGCGATCGAGCGCGTCATGCGCGAGCGCAAAGGCAAGCTCATCCCGATGAACATCGATGGAGCCACTGCAGTCGTCTACGGGGAGCTGGGCTTTGCTGCACCCCTAGCTCGCGGCATCTTCTGCTTGTCACGCGCGGTAGGCATCCTGGCCCATGCATGGGAGCAGACCGGACGCAAGGACCGCAATAAAGGGCCGATGCCCAAGCAGTTCGCCTACAAATATCAGGGGCAGCCAAAGCGCAGCCTGAAGGAAGCGCCATGA
- a CDS encoding transposase gives MEVVDTGRRRFSIEAKQRIVEESYCCGDPVTRRHGLFPGQLFGWRRLARQGALGALNPKMANTGLLRL, from the coding sequence ATGGAGGTTGTCGACACAGGACGGCGGCGGTTCAGTATTGAAGCGAAGCAGCGGATTGTGGAGGAGAGTTATTGCTGTGGCGATCCTGTTACTCGCCGCCACGGACTTTTTCCTGGCCAACTGTTCGGATGGCGACGCCTGGCGCGACAGGGCGCTCTTGGAGCGCTTAACCCAAAGATGGCGAACACGGGTTTATTGCGGCTCTGA